The Streptomyces rubrogriseus genomic sequence TGATCGTCATAGGTCGTCACCCGGCCCTCCTCGGCCTTTCCCCGCACTCCCTGGGAAGTGGAGGTACCCCAACTTGCCGGCCGGCCCCGCACCGCGGACCGGCCCACCCCAATCACGGACACCGCGCCGAAAAAGTTCCGCGCGACACCACTTCCCGCATTCTTGCCGCCGTTACCGATTCGTGTCACTCGCCTGTGGACAACTGGCCGCGATATGTCGGCGCTTACGGCCTTTGCGGAGCTTGCACGGCGGGATCGTCGGGGCGGGCCGCCGGATCAGGCGGGGTCGACCTCGCGCAGCAGCCCGGTCTTCACGTCGAAGACGAAACCGCGCACGTCCTCGGTGTGCAGCAGGAACGGCGAGGTGCGCACCCGCTCGATCGACTGCCGCACGTCCTGGTCGGCGTCCCGGAAGGCCTCCACCGCCCACGCGGGACGCTGGCCCACCTCCAGCTCCAGGTCGTGCCGGAACTCCTCGGTGATGGTCTCCATGCCGCAGCCCGTGTGGTGGATGAGGGCCACGCTGCGGGTGCCGAGCGCCCGCTGGCTGATCGTCAGGGACCGGATCACGTCGTCGGTGACGACACCGCCCGCGTTGCGGATGGTGTGGCAGTCGCCGAGCTTCAGGCCGAGCGCGGCGTGCAGGTCCAGGCGGGCGTCCATGCAGGCCACGACGGCGACGCGCTGTACGGGACGGGCGTCCATGCCGGGGTCGGCGAACGCCGCGGCGTAGCGTTCGTTCGCCTCGACGAGTCGGTCGGTGACCGTGTGGTCGGCCACTGTGGCGGATTCGGAGGCGGCGGGTACCGATGCAGAAGTCGTCATATCCATGACGTTACTGGCCGTCCCGGCCCGTGGCCCGCTGTGAAGCGGGACAAAGAACGTCATCGACGCTTGTTGTGAGCCAACCCACAGGGTGGCGGGATCGCGGCCGTACGAGTGAAAAGCCGTGCGATGCCGGTTTGCTGACACCGGTGTCCGCGACGCGCAGGCCGGTTGATTGACCGGGCGACACCGTGGACTAAAGTGACGCGAAGCGGGAGGCGAGGCCTCCCTGCTGGACTGAATTCCCCGGAGACCTGGGCGACGTCCCGCCAGATCTCCCCACGTGCGCGGCGCGTACGTACGGCTCGGCCTCCTCCCGCTCCTGGCCGGCCGACGCTTTTGGCGCCGGCAGGCCTCCCCTTCAGATGCGAGCGGGAGGGGACCCGGCAGTGCGTGACGCCGCGCCGGACCTGAGAGGCCGCCCCACTTGAGCCAGAGTCGACACGTCCCGGTGATGCTCCAGCGGTGTCTGGACCTGCTGGCACCCGCCCTCCAGGAGCCGGGAGCCGTGGTCGTCGACTGCACGCTGGGGCTCGGCGGGCACAGTGAGGCGCTCCTCGAACGCTTCCCCGAGGTCCGGCTCGTCGCCCTCGACCGCGACAAGGAGGCCCTGCGCCTGTCCGGCGAGCGGCTCGCCCCGTACGGCGGACGCGCCACCCTCGTGCACGCCGTCTACGACGAGTTGCCCGACGTGCTCGACCGGCTCGGCGTCCCCCGTGTCCAGGGGGTGCTGTTCGACCTCGGCGTCTCCTCCATGCAGCTCGACGAGGCCGACCGCGGCTTCGCCTACGCCCAGGACGCCCCGCTCGACATGCGGATGGACCAGAGCACCGGCATGAGCGCCGCCGAGGTCCTCAACACCTACCCGCCCGGCGAACTCGTCCGCATCCTGCGGGCGTACGGCGAGGAGAAGCAGGCCAAGCGGATCGTGTCCGCCGTCGTGCGCGAGCGGGAGAAGGAGCCGTTCACCAACAGCGCCCGCCTGGTGGAGCTGATCCGCGCGGCGCTGCCGCAGGCCGCCAAGCGCACCGGCGGCAACCCGGCCAAGCGCACCTTCCAGGCCCTGCGCATCGAGGTCAACGGCGAGCTGTCCGTCCTGGAGCGGGCGATCCCGGCCGCCGTCGAGTCCGTCGCGGTCGGCGGGCGGATCGCCGTGCTGTCGTACCACTCGCTGGAGGACCGGCTGGTCAAACAGGTGTTCGCGGCCGGCGCCGCCAACACCGCGCCGCCCGGCCTGCCCGTCGTCCCCGAGCAGTACGCACCGCGGCTCAAGCTGCTCACCCGCGGTGCCGAACTCCCCACCGAGGAGGAGATCGCCGAGAACCGTCGCGCGGCACCGGCACGGCTGCGCGGCGCCGAGCGCATCAGGGAGTCCCTCGGGTGAAGGGAGTCCCTCGGGCGGAGCGAGCGAGGCAGGCCGGGCACCGGTGCGGACGACACCCCCTAGGGGAGGGCGTGTGAGCAGGAAACCCGAACTGAAGGGCAGGGCGGCCCGGCTGGCCCGGCTCCTGCCCACCGGCGGGCCTCGGGGCCAGGCGGCCCGGGCGCCGTTCGTCCTCCTGGTCGTCGTCCTGCTCGGCGGCGGCCTCATCGGGCTCCTCGTGCTGAACTCCGCCCTGAGCGAGGGCTCCTTCCAGCTGGAGGACCTCAAGCAGCGGACCAAGGAGCTCACCGACGAGGAACAGGCGCTCCAGCGGGACATCGACGCCTACTCCGCCCCCCGGGCCCTCCAGCGCCGCGCCCGCGAACTGGGCATGGTGCCCGGCGGCGACCCCGCCTTCCTCGACCCCGACGGCACCGTCAAGGGCGTGCCCAGCCCCGCCCCCGCCGCGGCCACCCCGCTCGTCCTCGCCCCCGAGGCGCTGGCCTCGACGTCCGCCGGCGCGTCCACGGTCACACCGTCCCCCTACACCGAGCCCTCCGGCCCGGCCCCCACCGCGGCCCCGTCCGGCACAGCCGCCACCCCCACCACCGCGGCGCCGCCCACCCCGACCCCGACTCCCGGCAGGTGACGGAAGTGTCCGACAGGGAACCGCCGCGCCGCCGGGTGCCCGGACCCGCGAGGCCCGTCCGCCCCGGCGGCGGGCGCCGCCCGGGACCCGGCGCCCGGCCCACCCGCAGGCCGGGACCGTCCCGCCCGGCGCCCCGCGCCTTCCGGCTGGGCAGCCCGCGCCCCCGGCTGCGCATGATCGGCCTCGCACTGACCCTGGTGCTGGCCGCGTTCGTCGTACGGCTCCTCCAGGTGCAGGCCGTCGACGCCGGCACCTACTCGGCCAAGGCCGAGCAGAACCGCTACGTCGTGCACACCCTGCCCGCCGAACGCGGCGGGATCACCGACCGCAACGGCGTCGCCCTGGCGACCACCGTGGACTCCTACGACATCACCGCCGACCCCACGATGTTCACCCGCGAGCAGCTGAAGGTCGACGACGGACCCGAGCAGGCGGCGGCGCTCCTCGCGCCGATCCTCGGCCAGGACCAGGAGCAGCTGGCCAAGGTGCTCCGCCCGAAGAACAGGGAACTGCGCTACGTCCGCCTCGCGCGCCGGCAGACCCCCCAGGTCTGGAACCAGATCAAGGACCTGAAGACCGCGCTCACCACGAAGGCGGAGACCGACAAGTCGACGGTCAACGTGCTCGCGGGCGTCTTCGCCGACCCCAGCAGCAAGCGGGTGTACCCGGGCGGCGACCTCGCCGCCGGCATCCTCGGCTGGGTCGGCGCCGACGGCAAGGGCGGCGGCGGCCTGGAGCGGAAGCTGGACAAGACGCTGGCCGGCGAGGACGGCAAGATCCGCTACGCGCAGTCCGGCGGGCGCCAGGTGCCCACCGCCGGTTCCACCGAGACGCCCGCCGTGCCGGGCAGCGACGTCGAGCTGACCATCGACCGCGACATCCAGTGGGCCGCCCAGCACGCCATCAGCGAGCAGGTGGAGAAGTCCAAGGCGGACGGCGGCTACGTCATCGTCCAGGACACCACCACCGGCGAGATCCTCGCCATGGCCAACTCGCCTGGCTTCGACCCGGGCGACCTCGCCCACGCCGACCCCGCGGCGCTGGGCAACGCCGCGCTCCAGGACGCCTTCGAGCCGGGCTCCACCGCCAAGGTGCTGTCCATGGCGGCCGTGCTGGAGGAGAACGTCGCCACGCCGGGCACCCACATCACCGTCCCCAACCGGCTCAAGCGCGGCGACCGGCTCTTCAAGGACGACATCGACCACCCGACCTGGTACCTCACACTCAACGGCGTGCTCGCCAAGTCCAGCAACATCGGCACGATCATGGCCACCGGTGAGCTGGGCAAGACCCAGGCCGAGGCCAACAAGGTGCTCTACTCCTACCTGCGCAAGTTCGGCCTCGGCGGCTACAGCGGACTCGGCTTCCCCGGCGAGACCAAGGGCATCCTCGCGCCGCCCGACCAGTGGTCGACCTCGCAGCAGTACACGATCCCTTTCGGCCAGGGCGTCTCCGTGAACGCGCTCCAGGCGGCCTCCATCTACTCGACCGTCGCCAACGGCGGCGTCCGCATCGAACCCACGCTGGTCCGCGGCACGAAGGGCGCCGACGGACGCTTCACTCCGGCCCCGGAACCCAAGAAAACCCGCGTGACCAGCGAGAAGACCGCGAAGACCCTCTCGCAGATGCTGGAGTCCGTCGTCGACGACGAGGAGGGCACCGGCACCAAGGCCCGCATCCCCGGCTACCGGGTGGCGGGCAAGACGGGCACCGCCAACCGGGTGGATCCGGCCACCGGCAAGTACCGCGGCTACACCTCGTCCTTCGCCGGGTTCGCCCCCGCCGACAAGCCCCGGGTCACCGTCTACTGCGCCATCCAGAACGCCACCGAGGGCAGCTACTTCGGCGGCCAGATCTGCGGCCCCATCTACAAGCAGGTCATGGAGTTCGCCTTGAAGACCCTTCAGGTCCCGCCGACCGGGGCCGCCCCCGCGAGGCTCCCGGTCACCTTCAAACCCTGAGCCGTACCGCCCCCTCGCACCGAGCCGTACCGAACCAGCGCCGATTCAGTACCGAGCCACCAGGAACCACCCGTGACAACGATCACCCCCGACCCCGGGAACCAGAGAGCCCCCCAGGCCCCGCCCCAGCCCTCGCTTCGCCGGGAGGCGGGTACTCCCGGTACGCTCACCGCCGTGCCACACCCTGATCAGTCCCAAACCACCCAGAAGGGCCACCCCGTGACATACCCGGGACCGCCCCGGCCGGTGCGGATCTCCGCCACACCCCTCGCGGAACTCGCCGATCAGCTGGGTGTCCCCGCGCCGGACGGCTCCGCCGAGATCACGGGGATCACCCACGACTCGCGCGCCGTCCGCCCCGGTGACCTGTACGCCGCCCTTCCCGGAGCCCGTCTGCACGGCGCCGACTTCGTCACCCAGGCCGCCGGCCTCGGCGCCGCCGCGGTGCTGACCGACCCGGCCGGCGCGGAGCGTGCCGCCGCCGCCGGTCTGCCGGCCCTCGTCGTCGACGACCCGCGCGCGCGGATGGGCGAGCTGGCGGCCACGATCTACGGCCACCCCGGCCGCGACCTGCTCCAGATCGGCATCACCGGCACCTCCGGCAAGACCACCACCGCCTACCTCGTCGAGGGCGGCCTGCGCACGGCGAAGTCCACCGGGCTGATCGGCACGGTCGAGATGCGCATCGGCGACGAGCGCATCAAGTCGGAGCGCACCACGCCCGAGGCCACCGACCTCCAGGCGCTGTTCGCGGTGATGCGCGAGCGCGGCACCGAGGCGGTCGCCATGGAGGTCTCCAGCCACGCCCTGGTGCTCGGCCGCGTCGACGCCTGCGTCTTCGACATCGCCGTCTTCACCAACCTCAGCCCGGAGCACATGGAGTTCCACTCCGGCATGGAGGACTACTTCCAGGCCAAGGCGCAGCTCTTCACCCCGAAGCGCAGCAGGCTCGGCGTGGTCAACGTGGACGACGAGTACGGGCGCCGCCTGGCCAACGAGGCCACCGTCCCGGTCGTCACCTACTCCGCCGAGGGCCACCCGGACGCCGACTGGCGCGCCGACGAGGTCGAGGTCGGCCCGCTGGACTCGACGTTCACCGTGCTCGGGCCGAAGGGCGAGCGGATCACCGCCAAGTCGCCGCTGGCCGGGCCCTTCAACGTGGCGAACACCCTCGCCGCGATCGTCGCCCTGGCCGCCGCCGGGCTCGACCCGCAGAGCGCCGCCGACGGCGTCGCCGCCGTACCGGGCGTGCCGGGCCGCCTGGAGCGCGTGGACGAGGGCCAGCCCTTCTTCGCGGTGGTCGACTACGCCCACAAGACCGACGCCGTCGAGTCGGTCCTGCGGGCCCTGCGCAAGGTCACCGAGGGCAAGCTGCACGCCGTGCTCGGCTGCGGCGGCGACCGGGACACCACCAAGCGGGAGCCGATGGGCGCCGCCGTGGCCCGGTTCGCCGACACCGCCGTACTGACCTCCGACAACCCCCGCTCCGAGGACCCCCTCGCGATCCTCGCCACCATGCTCCAGGGCGCGGCGTCCGTGCCCGCGCACGAGCGCGGCGAGGTGCAGGTCTTCGAGGACCGGGCCGCCGCGATCGCCGCCGCCGTCGCCCGGGCCGAGCCCGGCGACACGGTGCTGGTGGCGGGCAAGGGCCACGAGCAGGGCCAGGACATCGCCGGCGTCGTCCGTCCCTTCGACGACCGCCAGGTGCTGCGCGAAGCCATCAAGAAGACCCAGGGATGAGATCCCGATGAGATCCCGAACGATCCAGCCGATCCTGATCCTGATCCAGGGGACGAACTTGTGATCACCCTCTCACTCGCCGAGATCGCAGAAGTCGTCGGCGGGCGGATGCACGACATACCGGACGCGTCCGCCGAGGTCACCGGGCCGGTCGTCCGGGACTCCCGGGAAGCCGGGCCCGGCAGCCTCTTCGTCGCCTTCGTGGGCGAACGGGTCGACGGCCACGACTTCGCCGCGCAGGTCGTCGAAGCGGGTGCGGTGGCCGTCCTCGGCTCCCGCCCCGTCGGCGTGCCCGCGATCGTCGTGGACGACGTCCAGGCCGCCCTGGGCGCCCTCGCCCGGCACGTCGTGCGACGCCTCGGCACCACCCTCGTGGCCCTCACCGGGTCGGCCGGCAAGACCAGCACCAAGGACCTGATCGCCCAGGTACTGCGTCGCAAGGCGCCCACGGTCTTCACGCCCGGCTCCATGAACAACGAGGTGGGGCTGCCGCTCACCGCGCTCACCGCCACCGACGAGACGAAGTTCCTCGTCCTGGAGATGGGCGCCCGCGGCATCGGCCACATCCGGTACCTGTGCGAGCTGACCCCGCCGAAGATCGGCGCGGTCCTCAACGTCGGCTCCGCGCACATCGGCGAGTTCGGCGGCCGGGAGCAGATCGCCCAGGCCAAGGGCGAACTCGTCGAGGCCCTGCCGCCCGCCGAGGAGGGCGGCGCCGCGATCCTCAACGCGGACGACCCGCTCGTACGGGCCATGGCCTCCCGAACGAAGGCGAAGGTGATCCTTTTCGGAGAGTCCGGCGAAGCGGACGTTCGCGCCGAGAACGTGCGACTCACGGACACCGGACAGCCTTCCTTCAGCCTTCACACACCCTCCGGTGCAAGCGATGTGACCATGCGCCTGTACGGTGAGCACCACGTGTCGAACGCGCTCGCCGCGGCCGCCGTCGCCCACGAGTTGGGCATGTCCGCAGACGAGATCGCCACCGCGCTCTCCGAGGCGGGCTCCCTCTCCCGCTGGCGGATGGAGGTCACCGAGCGCCCGGACGGCGTGACGGTCGTCAACGACGCCTACAACGCGAACCCCGAGTCCATGAAGGCCGCGCTGCGTGCGCTCGTCGCCATGGGAAAGGGGCGCCGTACGTGGGCGGTGCTCGGCAAGATGGCCGAGCTCGGGGACGAGGCGCTCGCCGAGCACGACGCGGTCGGACGGCTCGCCGTCCGGCTCAACGTCAGCAAGCTCGTCGCGGTCGGGGGCAGGGAAGCCCGATGGCTGCAACTGGGCGCATATAACGAGGGTTCGTGGGGTGAGGAGTCGGTGCACGTGTCCGACGCACAGGCGGCGGTCGACCTGTTGCGCAGCGAGTTGCGCCCAGGAGACGTCGTGCTCGTGAAGGCGTCCCGTTCGGTGGGTCTGGAGAGCGTCGCCACGGCGCTCCTCGAGACCGGCGCCGAGGGTGAGGTTGCCGCCCGATGATGAAGCAGATCCTGTTCGCAGGAGTCATTGGCCTCTTCCTCACGCTGGTCGGCACCCCGCTGCTGATCAAGCTCCTGGCCCGCAAGGGCTACGGCCAGTACATCCGCGACGACGGACCGCGCGAGCACGCCAGCAAGCGCGGTACGCCGACCATGGGTGGTATCGCCTTCATCCTGGCGACGGTCGCCGCGTACTTCCTCGCCAAGGGCATCACCAGCTATCTGGACCCCGACATCGACGCGGGGCCGACCTTCTCCGGTCTGCTGGTGCTCGGCCTGATGGTGGGCATGGGCCTGGTCGGCTTCCTCGACGACTACATCAAGATCGTCAAACGGCGTTCGCTGGGCCTGCGGGCCAGGGCGAAGATGATCGGCCAGCTCACCGTCGGCATCGCCTTCGCCGTGCTCTCGCTGCAGTTCGCGGACAACCGGGGCAACACCCCGGCGTCCACGAAGCTGTCGTTCATCACCGACTTCGGCTGGACCATCGGCCCGGTGCTGTTCGTCGTCTGGGCGCTGTTCATGATCCTCGCGATGTCGAACGGCGTGAACCTGACCGACGGCCTGGACGGCCTGGCCACCGGCGCCTCCGTCCTGGTCTTCGGCGCCTACACCTTCATCGGCGTCTGGCAGTTCCAGGAGTCCTGCGCCAACGCGCTGACCCTGACCAACCCGGGCGCCTGCTACGAGGTGAGAGACCCGCTCGACCTCGCGGTGGTCGCGTCCGCGCTGATGGGTTCCTGCCTCGGCTTCCTGTGGTGGAACACCTCGCCGGCCAAGATCTTCATGGGCGACACCGGTTCGCTCGCGCTCGGCGGTGTGCTCGCGGGTCTGGCGATCTGCTCGCGCACCGAACTGCTGATGGCCATCCTCGGCGGCCTGTTCGTGCTGATCACCATGTCGGTGGTCATCCAGGTCGGCTCCTTCCGCCTCACCGGCAAGCGGGTCTTCCGGATGGCGCCACTCCAGCACCACTTCGAACTCAAAGGCTGGTCCGAAGTCCTTGTCGTGGTCCGCTTCTGGATCATCCAGGGCATCTGCGTGATCGTCGGACTCGGCCTCTTCTACGCGGGATGGGCAACGGACAAGTGACCTCCTCGGTGCCTTCGGAATTCAGCGGCAAGCACGTCACCGTCGCCGGACTCGGCGTCTCCGGCGTCCCGGCGGCCAAGGTGCTGCACGGGCTCGGCGCGCACGTCACCGTCGTCAACGACGGCGACGACGAGCGGGCCCGGACGCAGGCGGCGGAGCTGGAACCGCTCGGCGTCACCGTGCGCCTGGGGGACGGGGACACGCTTCCCGAGGGCACCGAGCTGATCGTCACGGCACCGGGCTGGAAGCCCACCAAGCCGCTGTTCGCGGCGGCCGGACAGGCCGGCGTGCCGGTCTGGGGCGACGTGGAACTGGCCTGGCGGCTGCGCGGCCTGGACGGCCGGAAGCCCGCGCCCTGGCTCGCCGTCACCGGCACCAACGGCAAGACCACCACCGTCCAGATGCTCGCGTCGATCCTGAAGGCGGCCGGTCTGCGCACCGCCGCCGTCGGCAACATCGGCGTCTCGCTCCTCGACGCGGTCACCGGCGAGCAGGAGTACGACGTCCTCGCCGTGGAGCTGTCCAGCTACCAGCTCCACTGGGCGCCCTCGCTGCGCGCCCACTCCGCCGCCGTGCTCAACCTCGCCCCGGACCACCTCGACTGGCACGGCTCCATGGAGGCCTACGCCGCCGACAAGGGCCGCATCTACGAGGGCAATCACGTCGCCTGCGTCTACAACGTCGCCGACAAGGCCACCGAGGACCTGGTCCGCGCCGCCGACGTCGAGGAGGGCTGCCGGGCGATCGGCTTCACCCTCGGCACCCCCGGCC encodes the following:
- a CDS encoding beta-class carbonic anhydrase — translated: MTTSASVPAASESATVADHTVTDRLVEANERYAAAFADPGMDARPVQRVAVVACMDARLDLHAALGLKLGDCHTIRNAGGVVTDDVIRSLTISQRALGTRSVALIHHTGCGMETITEEFRHDLELEVGQRPAWAVEAFRDADQDVRQSIERVRTSPFLLHTEDVRGFVFDVKTGLLREVDPA
- the rsmH gene encoding 16S rRNA (cytosine(1402)-N(4))-methyltransferase RsmH: MSQSRHVPVMLQRCLDLLAPALQEPGAVVVDCTLGLGGHSEALLERFPEVRLVALDRDKEALRLSGERLAPYGGRATLVHAVYDELPDVLDRLGVPRVQGVLFDLGVSSMQLDEADRGFAYAQDAPLDMRMDQSTGMSAAEVLNTYPPGELVRILRAYGEEKQAKRIVSAVVREREKEPFTNSARLVELIRAALPQAAKRTGGNPAKRTFQALRIEVNGELSVLERAIPAAVESVAVGGRIAVLSYHSLEDRLVKQVFAAGAANTAPPGLPVVPEQYAPRLKLLTRGAELPTEEEIAENRRAAPARLRGAERIRESLG
- a CDS encoding FtsB/FtsL family cell division protein, with protein sequence MSRKPELKGRAARLARLLPTGGPRGQAARAPFVLLVVVLLGGGLIGLLVLNSALSEGSFQLEDLKQRTKELTDEEQALQRDIDAYSAPRALQRRARELGMVPGGDPAFLDPDGTVKGVPSPAPAAATPLVLAPEALASTSAGASTVTPSPYTEPSGPAPTAAPSGTAATPTTAAPPTPTPTPGR
- the ftsI gene encoding cell division protein FtsI codes for the protein MTEVSDREPPRRRVPGPARPVRPGGGRRPGPGARPTRRPGPSRPAPRAFRLGSPRPRLRMIGLALTLVLAAFVVRLLQVQAVDAGTYSAKAEQNRYVVHTLPAERGGITDRNGVALATTVDSYDITADPTMFTREQLKVDDGPEQAAALLAPILGQDQEQLAKVLRPKNRELRYVRLARRQTPQVWNQIKDLKTALTTKAETDKSTVNVLAGVFADPSSKRVYPGGDLAAGILGWVGADGKGGGGLERKLDKTLAGEDGKIRYAQSGGRQVPTAGSTETPAVPGSDVELTIDRDIQWAAQHAISEQVEKSKADGGYVIVQDTTTGEILAMANSPGFDPGDLAHADPAALGNAALQDAFEPGSTAKVLSMAAVLEENVATPGTHITVPNRLKRGDRLFKDDIDHPTWYLTLNGVLAKSSNIGTIMATGELGKTQAEANKVLYSYLRKFGLGGYSGLGFPGETKGILAPPDQWSTSQQYTIPFGQGVSVNALQAASIYSTVANGGVRIEPTLVRGTKGADGRFTPAPEPKKTRVTSEKTAKTLSQMLESVVDDEEGTGTKARIPGYRVAGKTGTANRVDPATGKYRGYTSSFAGFAPADKPRVTVYCAIQNATEGSYFGGQICGPIYKQVMEFALKTLQVPPTGAAPARLPVTFKP
- a CDS encoding UDP-N-acetylmuramoyl-L-alanyl-D-glutamate--2,6-diaminopimelate ligase; its protein translation is MTYPGPPRPVRISATPLAELADQLGVPAPDGSAEITGITHDSRAVRPGDLYAALPGARLHGADFVTQAAGLGAAAVLTDPAGAERAAAAGLPALVVDDPRARMGELAATIYGHPGRDLLQIGITGTSGKTTTAYLVEGGLRTAKSTGLIGTVEMRIGDERIKSERTTPEATDLQALFAVMRERGTEAVAMEVSSHALVLGRVDACVFDIAVFTNLSPEHMEFHSGMEDYFQAKAQLFTPKRSRLGVVNVDDEYGRRLANEATVPVVTYSAEGHPDADWRADEVEVGPLDSTFTVLGPKGERITAKSPLAGPFNVANTLAAIVALAAAGLDPQSAADGVAAVPGVPGRLERVDEGQPFFAVVDYAHKTDAVESVLRALRKVTEGKLHAVLGCGGDRDTTKREPMGAAVARFADTAVLTSDNPRSEDPLAILATMLQGAASVPAHERGEVQVFEDRAAAIAAAVARAEPGDTVLVAGKGHEQGQDIAGVVRPFDDRQVLREAIKKTQG
- a CDS encoding UDP-N-acetylmuramoyl-tripeptide--D-alanyl-D-alanine ligase codes for the protein MITLSLAEIAEVVGGRMHDIPDASAEVTGPVVRDSREAGPGSLFVAFVGERVDGHDFAAQVVEAGAVAVLGSRPVGVPAIVVDDVQAALGALARHVVRRLGTTLVALTGSAGKTSTKDLIAQVLRRKAPTVFTPGSMNNEVGLPLTALTATDETKFLVLEMGARGIGHIRYLCELTPPKIGAVLNVGSAHIGEFGGREQIAQAKGELVEALPPAEEGGAAILNADDPLVRAMASRTKAKVILFGESGEADVRAENVRLTDTGQPSFSLHTPSGASDVTMRLYGEHHVSNALAAAAVAHELGMSADEIATALSEAGSLSRWRMEVTERPDGVTVVNDAYNANPESMKAALRALVAMGKGRRTWAVLGKMAELGDEALAEHDAVGRLAVRLNVSKLVAVGGREARWLQLGAYNEGSWGEESVHVSDAQAAVDLLRSELRPGDVVLVKASRSVGLESVATALLETGAEGEVAAR
- the mraY gene encoding phospho-N-acetylmuramoyl-pentapeptide-transferase, which produces MKQILFAGVIGLFLTLVGTPLLIKLLARKGYGQYIRDDGPREHASKRGTPTMGGIAFILATVAAYFLAKGITSYLDPDIDAGPTFSGLLVLGLMVGMGLVGFLDDYIKIVKRRSLGLRARAKMIGQLTVGIAFAVLSLQFADNRGNTPASTKLSFITDFGWTIGPVLFVVWALFMILAMSNGVNLTDGLDGLATGASVLVFGAYTFIGVWQFQESCANALTLTNPGACYEVRDPLDLAVVASALMGSCLGFLWWNTSPAKIFMGDTGSLALGGVLAGLAICSRTELLMAILGGLFVLITMSVVIQVGSFRLTGKRVFRMAPLQHHFELKGWSEVLVVVRFWIIQGICVIVGLGLFYAGWATDK
- the murD gene encoding UDP-N-acetylmuramoyl-L-alanine--D-glutamate ligase, producing MPSEFSGKHVTVAGLGVSGVPAAKVLHGLGAHVTVVNDGDDERARTQAAELEPLGVTVRLGDGDTLPEGTELIVTAPGWKPTKPLFAAAGQAGVPVWGDVELAWRLRGLDGRKPAPWLAVTGTNGKTTTVQMLASILKAAGLRTAAVGNIGVSLLDAVTGEQEYDVLAVELSSYQLHWAPSLRAHSAAVLNLAPDHLDWHGSMEAYAADKGRIYEGNHVACVYNVADKATEDLVRAADVEEGCRAIGFTLGTPGPSQLGVVEGLLVDRAFVEDRQKNAQELAEVSDVNPPAPHNIANALAAAGLARAFGVSAAAVRDGLRAFTPDAHRIAHVADVDGVAYVDDSKATNTHATEASLAAYESIVWIAGGLAKGATFDELVAGAAKRLRGAVLIGADRALIREALARHAPEVPVVDLDRTDTGAMLQAVQEARRLARPGDTVLLAPACASMDMFTNYNQRGDAFAQAVRELGA